The following are encoded in a window of Marispirochaeta aestuarii genomic DNA:
- a CDS encoding PHP domain-containing protein: MIDLHLHSTASDGRLSPTDLIRKGAEEADSILALTDHDTLSGLQEFTLAAAELGVTALTGVELSAEFSHGELHLLGYNFDPARLEAVGLLARIREAREERNRRIFRSMTADALPVDYHEWREAIPGPSPGRPHIADYFIQKGIAGSRREAFDRFLSEGRPYYLPRENPPLHECVNAIRSAGGIPVVAHPWSLKISFSTLLELIPQWKEIGIMGMEIIHPSVNRDQSSRLGLLARDNGLVCSGGSDFHGVPEDRRFFGKTSWGKKIPRDLSLLVHLGL; the protein is encoded by the coding sequence GTGATCGACCTTCATCTCCACTCAACTGCCTCCGACGGCCGGCTCTCACCCACGGATCTGATACGTAAAGGGGCAGAAGAGGCGGACTCGATCCTCGCCCTGACCGACCACGATACCCTTTCGGGATTGCAGGAATTTACCTTGGCCGCGGCGGAACTCGGCGTAACGGCCCTTACCGGAGTAGAACTATCCGCGGAGTTCAGCCATGGCGAACTTCATCTTCTGGGATACAACTTTGATCCGGCACGCCTTGAGGCCGTCGGGCTTCTGGCCCGTATCCGGGAAGCCCGGGAAGAACGTAACCGCAGAATCTTCAGAAGCATGACGGCGGATGCTCTGCCCGTGGACTACCATGAATGGAGAGAGGCAATCCCCGGCCCATCCCCGGGACGCCCCCATATTGCCGATTACTTTATTCAAAAAGGCATTGCGGGAAGCAGAAGAGAGGCCTTCGACCGTTTTCTTTCCGAGGGGCGGCCCTATTACCTTCCCAGAGAAAACCCTCCCCTCCATGAGTGTGTCAATGCCATTCGGTCGGCGGGGGGGATACCGGTGGTTGCCCATCCCTGGTCACTGAAAATCTCCTTTTCAACCCTTTTGGAGCTCATTCCCCAATGGAAGGAGATCGGCATAATGGGCATGGAAATTATCCATCCCTCCGTTAACCGCGACCAGAGCAGTCGCCTCGGCCTTCTTGCCCGGGATAACGGCCTCGTCTGTTCCGGGGGTTCGGATTTTCACGGAGTTCCGGAGGACCGGCGCTTTTTTGGAAAAACCTCCTGGGGTAAAAAAATCCCCCGGGACCTCTCCCTGCTGGTTCATCTTGGGCTCTGA